One Candidatus Poribacteria bacterium genomic window carries:
- a CDS encoding rRNA pseudouridine synthase, translating into MRLEKFVALAGVASRRASKDIIREGRVIVDGEIVTETGHAINEKQADVRVDGKRVRISTDHRYILLNKPTDTITTAKDTRGRNTVFALLPPMPQRLAPVGRLDADTSGVLLLTNDGDLAFRLTHPRYGVDKTYQATVRGSVTDEAVASLREGVFIEGGKTAPARVTVLHRGAAESRLSIVIHEGRKRQVRLMCLAVGLPVKKLRRTQFGPLGIGSMPAGTFRDLSVREVRQLRRLVGLEPGGEDSQPNRGGNAWSTSRSTANREDTPDGPPTTASGTGATRSSSGSRSGTIRTKAGSTPATGRNRSSAPKRAASTEANPGSSRRFPRRAPEAEGSRRTNTSGRSSNSRTRRPG; encoded by the coding sequence ATGCGACTTGAGAAGTTCGTCGCCCTCGCCGGAGTGGCGTCCCGCCGCGCGTCCAAGGACATCATTCGCGAGGGGCGGGTCATCGTCGATGGCGAGATCGTCACGGAGACCGGTCACGCAATCAACGAGAAGCAGGCGGACGTCCGCGTCGACGGCAAGCGGGTCCGCATCTCGACAGACCATCGCTACATCCTCCTGAACAAGCCGACCGACACCATCACGACGGCGAAAGACACCCGCGGTCGGAACACGGTCTTTGCGCTGCTTCCGCCGATGCCGCAGCGGCTCGCGCCCGTCGGCAGGCTCGACGCGGACACGTCGGGCGTGCTGCTGCTCACCAACGACGGCGATCTCGCGTTCCGACTGACCCATCCGCGCTACGGCGTCGATAAGACCTACCAGGCGACCGTCCGAGGTTCCGTCACCGACGAGGCGGTAGCGAGCCTGCGGGAGGGCGTCTTCATCGAAGGCGGCAAGACGGCTCCGGCGCGCGTGACGGTTCTGCATCGCGGCGCGGCGGAATCGCGCCTGAGCATCGTCATTCACGAGGGACGCAAGCGGCAGGTTCGGCTCATGTGCCTGGCGGTCGGCCTGCCCGTGAAGAAGCTCCGCCGAACGCAGTTCGGGCCCCTAGGGATCGGTTCGATGCCGGCGGGGACGTTCCGCGACCTGAGCGTCCGCGAGGTGCGCCAACTGCGGCGACTCGTCGGGCTCGAACCGGGCGGCGAGGATTCCCAGCCGAACCGAGGAGGGAACGCGTGGTCCACATCACGATCTACGGCGAACCGGGAAGATACGCCGGATGGCCCGCCAACTACGGCGTCTGGAACTGGGGCGACGAGATCGTCGTCGGGTTCACGGTCGGGTACCATTCGAACGAAGGCGGGTTCCACGCCCGCGACCGGTCGAAACCGTTCATCGGCGCCCAAGCGCGCAGCCTCGACGGAGGCGAATCCTGGGTCGTCGCGCCGGTTCCCGCGCAGAGCCCCGGAGGCAGAGGGCTCTCGGCGGACGAACACGTCCGGGCGGAGCTCCAACTCGCGGACGCGGCGTCCGGGCTGA